One Erythrobacter sp. SDW2 genomic region harbors:
- a CDS encoding radical SAM protein — MTEARTKSRNAPQGPSPFAVEAALLPPEKFTDPDWTAKGEPRASVPLVALETLWLNTGTLCNLACAHCYIESSPTNDALVYLRHADAARFLDEAQAMGTREIGFTGGEPFMNPEFVTMLTDTLQRGFEALVLSNAMKPMRRYETALLELRERFGSKLTIRVSLDHHTQAVHEAERGPNSWDAAIDGLQWLSGHGFSLAVAGRMLPGESEADERAGYARLFTGQGIAVDANDPARLVLFPEMDGAKDIPEITTACWGILGQDPADIMCARSRMVVHRKGEPAPRVAACTLIPYDPGFDMGASLAEASAPVKLNHPHCARFCVLGGASCSA; from the coding sequence GTGACCGAAGCCCGCACCAAAAGTCGCAACGCGCCCCAAGGTCCCTCGCCTTTCGCGGTCGAGGCGGCGCTGCTGCCGCCGGAAAAGTTCACCGATCCGGACTGGACCGCCAAGGGCGAACCGCGCGCCTCGGTGCCGCTGGTCGCGCTCGAGACACTGTGGCTCAACACCGGAACGCTGTGCAATCTCGCCTGTGCGCACTGCTATATCGAAAGCAGCCCGACCAATGATGCGCTGGTCTATCTGCGTCATGCCGATGCCGCACGATTCCTTGACGAGGCGCAAGCCATGGGCACGCGCGAGATCGGCTTCACCGGCGGCGAGCCGTTCATGAACCCCGAGTTCGTCACCATGCTGACTGATACGCTGCAACGCGGGTTCGAAGCGCTGGTGCTGAGCAATGCCATGAAGCCGATGCGGCGATACGAGACAGCGCTGCTGGAACTGCGTGAGCGTTTCGGCAGCAAGCTGACGATCCGCGTCAGCCTCGACCACCATACGCAGGCGGTGCATGAGGCCGAGCGTGGTCCGAACAGCTGGGACGCCGCAATCGACGGGCTGCAATGGCTGAGCGGTCACGGCTTCTCGCTGGCGGTGGCGGGCCGGATGCTGCCGGGCGAGAGCGAGGCGGACGAGCGGGCCGGCTATGCGCGGCTGTTCACCGGGCAGGGCATTGCCGTCGACGCGAACGACCCGGCGCGGCTGGTGTTGTTCCCGGAAATGGACGGAGCCAAGGACATCCCGGAGATCACCACCGCCTGCTGGGGCATCCTGGGGCAGGATCCGGCCGATATCATGTGCGCGCGCTCCCGCATGGTCGTCCACCGCAAGGGCGAACCCGCCCCGCGTGTCGCGGCCTGCACGCTGATCCCCTACGATCCCGGCTTCGACATGGGCGCTTCGCTGGCCGAGGCGTCAGCCCCGGTGAAGCTCAACCACCCGCATTGCGCCCGTTTCTGTGTGCTTGGCGGGGCGAGCTGCTCGGCCTAG
- a CDS encoding MFS transporter, producing the protein MASVAINETDVSDRARKVTLFLLTVTYFFSYMDRQILAILLEDIKADLLLTDTQLGLLSGFAFALFYATLGIPVAALADRMNRINLISIALALWSAMTAVCGLAQNFVQLLAARIGVGIGEAGSSPPSHSIIADLYPAEKRALALSIYSLGVTLGAAAGQMFGGNLTYFFDWRVAFIVIGLPGVILAVIVKLFATEPPRRAEPGAVADENQPSIREGFRTIFANPSARWMIAGVTLTSAIGYALTGWTPAYLIRIFDLNTLQVGNIVAPLLALAGVVSGLGGGWLANRMTARDGLWRQPWMIAVLKTIALPFLIWFYLAEEPVTAVGVYFVALLFQSSYLGPTFAVIQTLAPLKMRAVWAAITLLIINLIGLGLGPTMVGVLSDLFVPRFGDESLRYALLVIAAITPFAILCYWRAAVLLKRDFPKAVA; encoded by the coding sequence ATGGCGAGCGTAGCGATCAACGAGACCGACGTTTCCGACCGGGCGCGCAAGGTCACGCTGTTCCTGCTCACTGTGACCTATTTCTTCAGCTACATGGATCGCCAGATCCTCGCCATCCTGCTCGAGGACATCAAGGCCGACCTGCTGCTGACCGATACCCAATTGGGGCTTCTTTCGGGTTTCGCTTTCGCACTTTTCTACGCCACGCTGGGCATCCCGGTGGCAGCGCTGGCCGACCGGATGAACCGGATCAACCTCATCTCCATCGCGCTGGCATTGTGGAGCGCGATGACCGCCGTGTGCGGGTTGGCGCAAAACTTCGTCCAGCTGCTTGCCGCGCGCATCGGCGTCGGCATCGGCGAGGCCGGGTCGAGCCCGCCGAGCCATTCGATCATTGCCGACCTCTACCCGGCGGAAAAGCGCGCGCTGGCGCTGTCGATCTATTCGCTCGGCGTCACGCTGGGCGCGGCGGCGGGGCAGATGTTCGGCGGCAACCTGACCTATTTCTTCGACTGGCGGGTCGCCTTCATCGTCATCGGCCTGCCCGGCGTGATCCTGGCAGTAATCGTCAAGCTGTTCGCAACCGAGCCGCCCCGCCGGGCCGAGCCTGGGGCGGTAGCAGATGAGAACCAGCCCAGCATCCGCGAAGGGTTCCGCACGATCTTCGCCAATCCCTCGGCCCGCTGGATGATCGCTGGCGTTACCCTGACGTCGGCCATCGGTTACGCCCTGACCGGCTGGACCCCGGCTTACCTCATCCGGATTTTCGATCTCAACACGCTGCAGGTCGGCAATATCGTCGCTCCGCTGCTGGCGCTGGCGGGTGTGGTGAGCGGACTGGGCGGCGGCTGGCTGGCCAACCGCATGACCGCGCGCGACGGGCTGTGGCGGCAGCCATGGATGATTGCAGTGCTCAAGACCATTGCGCTGCCGTTCCTGATCTGGTTCTACCTTGCCGAAGAGCCGGTGACGGCCGTGGGCGTCTATTTCGTCGCGCTGCTGTTCCAGTCGAGCTATCTGGGGCCGACCTTCGCGGTGATCCAGACGCTGGCTCCGCTCAAGATGCGCGCGGTGTGGGCTGCCATCACCCTGCTTATCATCAATCTTATCGGGCTTGGCCTGGGCCCGACGATGGTCGGGGTGCTTTCGGACCTGTTCGTGCCGCGCTTCGGCGATGAATCGCTGCGCTATGCCTTGCTGGTGATTGCTGCCATCACGCCCTTCGCCATCCTGTGCTACTGGCGGGCGGCCGTGCTGCTGAAGCGCGATTTCCCGAAAGCGGTAGCCTAG
- a CDS encoding 3-hydroxyacyl-CoA dehydrogenase NAD-binding domain-containing protein — MTSPIRTERHDDVLVIISDNPPVNALGQAVRAGLAAGVEEALGDDSVKAVVIRCDGRTFFAGADITEFGKAPQGPSLPEALDKLEASDKPVVAAIHGTALGGGCEVALACHYRVAVPSAKLGLPEVKLGLIPGAAGTQRLPRVVGVENALPMVVGGDPISAKKAQAIGLVDAIVGEDSLEADAIAFARSKIGQPVKRSSEGTANEDGIRNPDLFDQFRAKNARALRGFDAPNVAIQAVKAATELPYAEGVKKERELFTGLMSGTQSAAMRHYFFAERAANKIDNVDANVPLIPILKVGVIGAGTMGGGIAMNFLSAGIPVTILEMQQEALDRGTGVIRKNYERTAQRGRMTMEAVDAAMGLLTPTLDYADLADCDLVIEAVYESMDVKKEVFGKLDAVVKQGAILASNTSYLNVDEIARATERPGYVLGLHFFSPANVMKLLEIVRGKETRDDVLLTSMKLAKTIGKVAVVAGVCHGFIGNRMLSPRQQQANALILEGANYWDVDDVLLEFGFPMGPFQMADLAGIDIGWHRDPSKVTTLREALCAAGRFGQKNGKGFYDYDEARNRTPSDEVRALIADFAAREGHAQRSFTKDEIRERLLYPMVNEGAMILEEGMAQRASDIDVVWINGYGWPLWTGGPMFWASTIGLDTVVAGLEKHGLPVCDSLRAKAAAGEKFG; from the coding sequence ATGACTTCCCCGATCCGCACCGAACGCCATGATGATGTGTTGGTGATCATTTCCGACAACCCGCCGGTCAACGCGCTGGGCCAGGCAGTGCGCGCGGGCTTGGCGGCCGGTGTGGAGGAAGCGCTGGGAGATGACAGCGTCAAGGCGGTGGTGATCCGCTGCGATGGGCGGACCTTCTTTGCCGGGGCGGACATCACGGAATTCGGCAAAGCACCGCAAGGCCCAAGCCTGCCCGAAGCGCTCGACAAGCTTGAAGCGAGCGACAAGCCGGTGGTCGCCGCGATCCACGGCACCGCGCTGGGCGGCGGCTGCGAGGTCGCGCTGGCATGCCATTACCGTGTGGCGGTGCCGAGCGCGAAGCTCGGCCTGCCCGAGGTCAAGCTGGGCCTCATCCCCGGTGCCGCCGGGACCCAGCGCCTGCCGCGCGTCGTGGGGGTCGAGAACGCCTTGCCGATGGTGGTCGGCGGCGATCCGATCTCGGCCAAGAAGGCGCAGGCGATCGGACTGGTCGATGCCATCGTGGGTGAGGACAGCCTCGAGGCAGATGCCATCGCTTTCGCCCGCAGCAAGATCGGCCAGCCGGTCAAGCGTTCGAGCGAAGGCACCGCCAACGAGGACGGGATCCGCAATCCCGACCTGTTCGACCAGTTCCGCGCCAAGAATGCGCGCGCCCTGCGCGGGTTCGATGCGCCCAATGTCGCGATCCAGGCGGTAAAGGCCGCGACGGAACTGCCCTATGCCGAGGGCGTGAAGAAAGAACGCGAGCTGTTCACCGGGCTCATGTCCGGCACCCAGAGTGCGGCGATGCGGCACTATTTCTTCGCCGAGCGTGCGGCCAACAAGATCGACAATGTCGACGCCAATGTGCCGCTGATCCCGATTCTGAAGGTCGGCGTGATCGGCGCAGGGACCATGGGCGGCGGGATCGCGATGAACTTCCTCTCCGCCGGTATCCCCGTAACAATCCTGGAGATGCAGCAGGAAGCGCTAGACCGCGGCACCGGAGTAATCCGCAAGAATTACGAGCGTACCGCGCAGCGCGGCCGGATGACGATGGAAGCGGTCGACGCGGCTATGGGCCTGCTTACCCCCACGCTCGACTATGCTGACCTCGCCGACTGCGATCTGGTAATCGAAGCCGTTTACGAAAGCATGGACGTCAAGAAAGAGGTCTTCGGCAAGCTCGACGCGGTGGTGAAGCAAGGCGCGATCCTCGCCTCCAACACCAGCTATCTTAATGTCGACGAGATCGCCCGGGCGACCGAGCGACCCGGCTATGTGCTGGGGCTGCACTTCTTCTCGCCCGCCAATGTCATGAAGCTGCTGGAGATCGTGCGCGGCAAGGAAACCCGGGACGACGTACTGCTGACTTCGATGAAGCTCGCCAAGACCATCGGCAAGGTCGCGGTGGTCGCGGGCGTGTGCCACGGCTTCATCGGCAACCGTATGCTCTCGCCGCGCCAGCAGCAGGCCAATGCGCTGATCCTGGAGGGCGCGAACTATTGGGATGTCGATGACGTGCTGCTCGAATTCGGCTTTCCCATGGGGCCGTTCCAGATGGCCGACCTTGCCGGGATCGACATCGGCTGGCACCGCGATCCGTCGAAGGTCACCACCCTGCGCGAGGCGCTGTGTGCGGCGGGCCGGTTCGGCCAGAAGAACGGCAAGGGCTTCTACGACTATGACGAGGCGCGCAACCGCACGCCGTCTGACGAGGTGAGGGCGCTGATCGCCGATTTTGCCGCCAGGGAAGGCCATGCCCAGCGCAGCTTCACCAAGGACGAGATCCGCGAGCGCCTGCTCTATCCCATGGTCAACGAAGGGGCGATGATCCTCGAGGAAGGCATGGCCCAGCGCGCCAGCGACATCGATGTGGTGTGGATCAACGGCTACGGCTGGCCACTGTGGACCGGCGGGCCGATGTTCTGGGCCAGCACCATCGGGCTCGACACCGTGGTCGCGGGGCTGGAGAAGCACGGGCTGCCGGTGTGCGACAGTCTGCGCGCCAAGGCCGCTGCAGGGGAGAAGTTCGGCTAG
- a CDS encoding NAD(P)/FAD-dependent oxidoreductase codes for MNFTHDVIVIGGGAAGLTAAGGCALFGLTVALIEGHKMGGECLNNGCVPSKALITAAKRAAEAREATRFGVTLAAPQIDWAGVRGHIQDAIEGIEHHDSVETFEGMGCEVFTARATLTGRQTVEVAGRTLRAPRIVLATGSEPLVPPIPGLDSVPYLTNENLFELPEQPGHLIIIGGGVIGMEMAQAFRRLGSEVTVVEPGKPMARDDADSVAVVVEVMREEGVRFVSGKAGKVEGTTGNVTLHTDGGEAITGTHLLVAVGRKARVAGFGAEEIGIATGKNGFVTDARRRTSVKGIYAIGDCREGPRLTHVSGYEGSNVALEIVTGLPTKVDYRALPWCTYTEPEVAQIGLTEEEARQQHGDKVTVVKQDFSENERAVAEGYTKGHMKMVLKGKKVLGVSVVGKNAGELLLPFSQTITGKTSTFALGSAIISYPTRSEISKAAAFAAWEPTVFGSLPRKYAGFVAGLRRKFS; via the coding sequence ATGAATTTCACCCATGATGTGATTGTGATCGGCGGCGGAGCCGCTGGGCTGACGGCGGCAGGCGGTTGTGCGCTGTTCGGGCTCACGGTCGCCCTGATCGAAGGCCACAAGATGGGCGGCGAGTGCCTCAACAACGGCTGCGTGCCATCGAAGGCGCTGATCACTGCCGCGAAGCGCGCCGCCGAAGCGCGCGAGGCGACCCGCTTCGGTGTGACGCTGGCTGCGCCGCAAATCGATTGGGCCGGGGTGCGCGGGCATATCCAAGATGCCATCGAGGGCATCGAGCATCACGATTCCGTCGAGACATTCGAAGGCATGGGCTGCGAAGTCTTCACTGCCCGCGCTACGCTGACCGGACGGCAGACGGTCGAGGTCGCGGGCCGGACGCTAAGGGCACCGCGCATTGTCCTCGCCACCGGGTCCGAACCGCTGGTACCGCCGATCCCGGGCTTGGACAGCGTTCCATACCTCACCAACGAGAACCTGTTCGAGCTGCCGGAGCAACCGGGCCATTTGATCATCATCGGCGGCGGGGTGATCGGGATGGAAATGGCGCAGGCCTTCCGCCGACTGGGCAGTGAAGTGACCGTGGTCGAGCCGGGCAAGCCAATGGCCCGCGACGATGCGGATTCGGTTGCCGTCGTGGTCGAGGTCATGCGCGAGGAAGGCGTGCGCTTCGTTTCCGGCAAGGCCGGGAAGGTCGAAGGAACGACCGGCAATGTCACGCTGCATACCGACGGCGGCGAAGCCATCACCGGCACGCATCTGCTGGTCGCCGTGGGACGCAAGGCACGCGTCGCGGGCTTCGGCGCGGAAGAGATCGGCATCGCTACGGGGAAGAACGGTTTCGTCACCGATGCCCGGAGGCGCACCTCGGTCAAGGGCATCTATGCCATCGGCGATTGCCGCGAGGGGCCGCGCCTGACCCATGTCTCGGGCTATGAAGGCTCCAACGTGGCGCTGGAGATCGTCACCGGCCTGCCGACCAAGGTCGATTACCGCGCCCTGCCGTGGTGCACCTATACCGAGCCCGAAGTCGCGCAGATCGGCCTGACCGAGGAAGAGGCGCGCCAGCAGCATGGCGACAAGGTGACGGTAGTGAAGCAGGACTTCTCCGAGAACGAACGCGCCGTCGCAGAAGGCTATACCAAGGGGCATATGAAGATGGTGCTCAAGGGCAAGAAGGTGCTCGGCGTCAGCGTGGTGGGCAAGAACGCGGGCGAGCTGCTGCTGCCCTTCAGCCAGACGATCACCGGCAAGACCAGCACCTTCGCGCTGGGCTCGGCGATCATCAGCTATCCGACCCGCAGCGAGATTTCGAAGGCCGCGGCCTTTGCCGCCTGGGAACCGACGGTGTTCGGCAGCCTGCCCAGGAAATACGCCGGTTTCGTCGCCGGCCTCAGACGGAAGTTCTCGTGA
- a CDS encoding TonB-dependent receptor produces MKSIFRRSIALGALAGAMAMTPTIAFAQDADEDEAAAAEGEGDFVIVVTAQGRSQSLADVPIAVSAVSGELLEKSGVSDIRDMNQVAPSLLVSSTGNEANGSARIRGIGTVGDNPGLESSVAVFVDGVYRSRSGNALSELGPIDRVEILRGPQGTLGGRNASAGLISIYTAPPEFIFGGYGNFTYGNYDAIKIEAGVTGPLGDTVAARVDGVYFERDGFYNDVTNGTRINDRDRYLVRAQVLFEPNDDLSFRVVGDYSNKDEACCAATFVQPDFAPGARVSPGLNSFVEPVPGAPALTSTSNPIIPILLALGQDPRALTQSTFDRDIYPTAGRSYQGNTEDWGISGELNYQLGAVTLTSITGYRQYSNNQGSDTDYTGVDILYRAPGDNAGAREFKTFTQELRLSGTAFNDKLDWLVGGYFANEKLQTRDNLRFGSQYGTFAACRIALAINPALANPAATNCFGANIAALTAANGGAGAFGAATPLIVAGINNLSNVRDRGGTGDVYNQTSNNFALFTHNIIHITDRLDLTLGLRYTNETKDFDATFGNDNTFCPANRALLSPLLGGPLAGLAGGLIALSCQGNSTSELDGRSVSDQRKEDEFTGTAVLSYKPTDDLLVYASYSRGYKAGGFNLDRSALANPLFLNVNALNPANLQFDEETVKAYEIGLKYSTRPFSFSAAAFRQEFSNFQLNTFNGSVFLVQNVNGCSSSLGDTDRDASATTGACAPDDVGPGVVAQGIELETSLSPIRDLTMTMGITYADTSYKNDLVGRDDGTPLDPALRLLPGDNLSNAPEIVATSSLSWTPEIGSSGLSGLFFINARMTGDYNTGSDLLYGKEQDGYVVVNGRIGLVGPDGKWAVELWANNLFDEDYTQVAFNTSFVAPQQTYSAFLAEPRTYGITTRVRF; encoded by the coding sequence ATGAAAAGCATTTTCCGTCGATCGATTGCCCTAGGTGCCCTCGCCGGTGCCATGGCGATGACCCCCACGATCGCCTTTGCGCAGGACGCTGACGAGGATGAAGCCGCCGCCGCAGAAGGCGAAGGCGACTTCGTTATCGTCGTTACCGCGCAGGGCCGTAGCCAGTCGCTGGCCGATGTTCCGATCGCCGTTTCCGCAGTGTCGGGCGAACTGCTCGAAAAGTCGGGCGTGTCCGACATTCGCGACATGAACCAGGTGGCTCCGTCGCTGCTGGTGTCTTCGACGGGCAACGAAGCGAACGGTTCGGCCCGTATCCGCGGCATCGGCACCGTCGGTGACAACCCCGGCCTCGAAAGCTCGGTCGCGGTGTTCGTCGATGGCGTCTACCGGTCGCGTTCAGGTAACGCGCTCAGCGAACTCGGCCCGATCGACCGCGTCGAAATCCTGCGCGGCCCGCAGGGCACACTCGGCGGTCGTAATGCTTCGGCCGGCCTCATCAGCATCTACACCGCGCCGCCCGAATTCATCTTCGGCGGTTACGGCAACTTCACCTACGGCAACTACGACGCGATCAAGATCGAAGCCGGCGTGACCGGCCCGCTCGGCGATACTGTCGCTGCCCGTGTCGATGGGGTCTATTTCGAGCGTGACGGCTTCTACAACGATGTCACCAACGGCACCCGCATCAACGACCGTGATCGCTACCTGGTTCGCGCGCAGGTGTTGTTCGAACCGAACGACGACCTTTCGTTCCGCGTTGTCGGTGATTATTCGAACAAGGACGAGGCCTGCTGCGCCGCAACCTTTGTGCAGCCCGATTTCGCACCGGGCGCGCGGGTCAGCCCGGGCCTCAATTCCTTTGTCGAGCCGGTGCCGGGCGCGCCTGCGCTGACCAGCACCTCGAACCCGATCATCCCGATCCTGCTCGCCCTGGGCCAGGATCCGCGGGCGCTGACGCAGAGCACCTTCGATCGCGATATCTACCCGACCGCCGGTCGCAGCTATCAGGGCAACACCGAAGACTGGGGTATCTCTGGCGAGCTGAACTACCAGTTGGGTGCGGTTACTTTGACCTCGATCACCGGCTATCGCCAGTATTCGAACAACCAGGGCTCGGACACCGACTACACCGGGGTGGACATCCTGTATCGCGCGCCCGGCGACAATGCCGGCGCCCGCGAGTTCAAGACCTTCACTCAGGAACTGCGCCTCAGCGGCACCGCGTTCAACGATAAGCTCGACTGGCTCGTCGGCGGCTACTTCGCCAATGAGAAGCTGCAGACCCGCGATAACCTGCGATTCGGCAGCCAGTACGGCACTTTCGCCGCTTGCCGTATCGCGCTGGCGATCAACCCGGCGCTGGCCAATCCGGCGGCGACAAACTGCTTCGGGGCCAATATCGCCGCGCTGACCGCTGCCAATGGCGGTGCCGGTGCCTTCGGTGCAGCGACCCCGCTGATCGTCGCAGGTATCAACAACCTGTCGAACGTCCGCGACCGTGGCGGCACGGGCGATGTCTACAACCAGACCAGCAACAACTTCGCGCTGTTCACGCACAACATCATCCACATCACCGATCGTCTCGACCTGACCCTTGGCCTTCGCTACACCAACGAAACCAAGGACTTCGACGCGACCTTCGGCAACGACAACACCTTCTGTCCGGCCAACCGGGCGCTGCTGAGCCCGCTCCTTGGCGGTCCGCTGGCAGGCCTTGCCGGTGGCTTGATCGCACTGTCGTGCCAGGGCAACTCGACGTCGGAACTCGACGGCAGGTCGGTTTCGGACCAGCGCAAGGAAGACGAGTTCACCGGCACCGCGGTGCTGTCGTACAAGCCGACCGACGACCTGCTGGTCTATGCCAGCTACTCGCGCGGCTACAAGGCGGGCGGATTCAACCTCGATCGCTCGGCGCTGGCGAACCCGCTGTTCCTCAATGTCAACGCGCTCAACCCGGCGAACCTCCAGTTCGACGAAGAGACGGTCAAGGCCTATGAAATCGGCCTCAAGTACTCGACCCGTCCGTTCTCGTTCAGCGCGGCTGCGTTCCGTCAGGAGTTCAGCAATTTCCAGCTGAACACCTTCAACGGTTCGGTCTTCCTGGTCCAGAACGTCAACGGCTGTAGCTCGTCGCTCGGCGATACCGACCGTGACGCCAGCGCCACCACCGGCGCTTGCGCTCCAGACGATGTCGGCCCCGGCGTTGTGGCGCAGGGCATCGAGCTCGAGACTTCGCTGTCGCCGATCCGTGACCTCACCATGACAATGGGGATCACCTATGCGGACACCAGCTACAAGAACGACCTGGTCGGCCGGGACGACGGTACGCCGCTCGATCCTGCGCTGCGCCTGCTTCCGGGCGACAATCTGTCGAACGCCCCGGAAATCGTCGCGACCTCGTCGCTCAGCTGGACTCCGGAAATCGGCAGCTCGGGTCTGTCGGGCCTGTTCTTCATCAACGCCCGCATGACCGGTGACTACAATACCGGTTCGGACCTGCTCTACGGCAAGGAACAGGACGGCTACGTCGTGGTCAACGGCCGCATCGGCCTCGTCGGTCCGGACGGCAAGTGGGCAGTCGAATTGTGGGCCAACAACCTGTTCGACGAAGACTACACCCAGGTCGCGTTCAACACGTCGTTCGTCGCGCCGCAGCAGACCTATTCGGCGTTCCTCGCCGAGCCGCGCACCTACGGCATCACGACCCGCGTGCGCTTCTAA
- a CDS encoding serine hydrolase → MTAPFTCADPASLGFDAGRLARIGDFLESAYVAPGKLPMTQLVVARDGQPVYYDARGKMGEGRETLRHDAIFRIASMTKPVTSIAFMQLVEQCKVALEEPVTKVLPEFAKLRIYAGGGGSIPFAPGTPAHPMRFIDLITHMSGLTYGLQNRGNIDAIYREHNLDFARGRMNSDEYIRILSELPLEFAPGQGWNYSVSTDVLGICVERLSGMRLGDYFQQHIFAPLGMVDTAFGVSDDTRLVDAYQYVPGHAAKMIEAGPGSNLGKPGLYDSGGGGLCGTIADYHRFTHMLVNGGELNGARIVSPKTLRMMRTNHLPNNADLTEMSSSLFSESNNAGTGFGLGFAMVIDPAKTLMPSSPGEFYWGGAYSTAFFVDPLEGVTMVFMTQVYPSSSYPIRRQLKTMIYSALAESRA, encoded by the coding sequence ATGACTGCACCTTTCACCTGCGCCGATCCGGCGTCGCTCGGCTTCGACGCGGGCCGCCTGGCCCGGATCGGGGACTTCCTCGAAAGCGCCTATGTCGCACCCGGCAAGCTGCCGATGACCCAGTTGGTGGTCGCTCGCGACGGGCAGCCGGTCTATTACGATGCGCGTGGCAAGATGGGCGAGGGGCGCGAGACGCTGCGCCATGATGCGATTTTCCGCATTGCCAGCATGACCAAGCCGGTGACTTCGATCGCCTTCATGCAGCTGGTCGAACAGTGCAAGGTCGCACTGGAGGAACCGGTCACCAAGGTGCTGCCCGAGTTCGCCAAGTTGCGCATCTATGCCGGGGGCGGCGGCTCGATTCCATTCGCGCCGGGAACGCCCGCGCATCCGATGCGCTTCATCGACCTCATCACCCATATGTCGGGACTGACCTACGGATTGCAGAATCGCGGCAATATCGATGCCATCTACCGCGAGCACAATCTCGATTTCGCGCGCGGCCGGATGAACAGCGACGAATACATCCGCATCCTTAGCGAACTGCCGCTCGAGTTCGCGCCGGGGCAAGGATGGAACTACTCGGTCTCGACCGATGTGCTCGGCATTTGCGTCGAACGGCTCAGCGGGATGCGGCTGGGTGACTATTTCCAGCAGCACATTTTCGCGCCGCTCGGCATGGTCGACACTGCTTTCGGCGTTTCCGATGACACGCGGCTGGTCGATGCCTACCAGTATGTGCCGGGCCACGCGGCGAAGATGATCGAGGCAGGGCCGGGCAGCAACCTTGGTAAGCCGGGCCTCTATGACAGCGGCGGCGGCGGGCTGTGCGGCACTATCGCCGATTACCACCGCTTCACCCATATGTTGGTGAACGGCGGCGAACTTAATGGCGCGCGGATTGTCAGCCCCAAGACCCTGCGGATGATGCGCACCAACCACCTGCCGAACAATGCCGACCTCACCGAGATGTCGAGCAGCCTGTTTTCTGAAAGCAACAACGCCGGGACCGGTTTCGGGCTCGGCTTTGCCATGGTGATCGATCCGGCCAAGACACTGATGCCGTCGAGCCCGGGTGAGTTCTATTGGGGCGGGGCCTATTCGACCGCCTTCTTCGTCGATCCGCTGGAAGGCGTGACGATGGTGTTCATGACGCAGGTCTACCCGTCGAGCAGCTATCCGATCCGCCGCCAATTGAAGACCATGATCTACAGCGCGCTGGCCGAGAGTCGCGCCTGA